In Clostridia bacterium, the genomic stretch GAGGATAGTTCTCATCGAAGCTCTTGCCAAATCCATAGCCTGGGTCAAGCACAATGCGCTCCCGAGCAATTCCGGCCCCCATGGCTTTCGCGGCGGCGATCTCCAGTTCCCGGGCGACTGTGCCGACGACATCGTCGAGGGGTGGCAGAGTACGCCAATCTTCCGGACGCCCGCGCATGTGCATCAGTACGCAACCGCAGCCGAGTTCGCCGATGGTCGGGAGCATCTCGGCGTCCCAGGTTCCGCCACTGACATCGTTCACGATTTCCGCGCCTGCCTCTACGGCACGGCGTGCTACGGAAGCTTTGTATGTATCGATGGAAATGACGCAGTCTGGGCGCTCGCGTTTGAGGCGCTCGATAACAGGCACGACGCGTGCGATCTCGTCTTCTGCCGACACGGATGGCAGCCAGTAACTCGCGTCATGCTTCGAGAGCGGCGCGCCCTGGGGCGCTTCCTGAGTTCCCGCTGTGCCGGGCTGCACGGCCGCGCCAGGCCGCGTAGACTCGCCGCCCAAGTCCAGGATGTCGGCGCCTTGCTCCAGCAGTTCCAAGCCGTGATCGACCGCCCGCTCGGGAGCAAAGTACAGTCCGCCATCGGAAAACGAGTCTGGGGTAATGTTGACGATACCCATGACGAGCGTGCGTTCGCCCAGGGCGAGCGAACGACGACCAATCTGCCAGGAGAATGCTTGCCTCATGCAGCGATTGTAGTGTAGAAGCCCGTGCAACTACATCGCCGAGAAGGCCTCCGGGCGATCTCTGGATGTCATGCTTGCGGCCGACTTCAGCCTTCTTCCTGTGATGTGATCAGTAGGCCTGCCCTGGATATCTGTGCGATGCTGAGCGCCTGGCAGAAAAAATGGGAGACAGTGCTTTCGGAGTATCCAATACCGCATAGCTTGCATTTCGTACGCCGGCAACCCAGATTCTCCCGATTACTAGTGAGATGGCCTGTTCCCGACAACAATCGTGGAACCACTTGCTTGTTCGCGGTGTCAGTAGCCCTCAGGAGCTTGAATGAGCCGACGAAACCGAACGGCGGTGCTGTGTCTCGTCAGCGTAGCGATTATCCTGACGGCTTCTGTTGTAGGTTGGCGGCATCTGCGCCCAGCAACCCTCTCTCAGACGGAACTGTGGTTGAGCCATCCTGAGACGAATACAGTACTGACCGACACCGACTATCAGGTGCTTTCATCTTTCCTCAAAGGCGGACAGACCAGTATCCGCATCGGTAGCAGCAGAGGTAGTTCAGTCCTTGCGCCAACTACTGCACTCTTTTTCGAACCTATCCCTATCGAAGACCAGAACTGGATGAAGCGCGAGCTTAAGGGACTACAGGACGATACCATCGCCGCGTTTCATGGCTGTATGTCCCATCTGGCAGTAGTGGCACCTCGCTTCGCAGTCTCTGAGCCGTACCACATCGGTACCTTCGAAGAAGTTGAGAGTATCGAGAAGTTGTACGCCCATTACCCGCAGACGAACGGATTCGTGAGGTTTTCGTGCGTTGCGTACAGTAGGAATGAACCCCAAGCATTGTTCTGGATAGAACGACGAATGTCGCCCTCAGCAGTCGGGATGTTTGTACTCATGGAGAAGAACGCCAGCGGTGAGTGGGTTCAGGCTGGCGAAATGGTTCGATGGATTGCCTGATGGGGCGGTTAGTTGATGATAAATCGCCATATCGCAAGTAATCCGGTTTTGCTCGATAGCGAGTGAGATGGCCTGATACCGCCAGCAATTTAGAAACTTGATGGTGTCAGAGGGACCTTATGACAAAACGACTCATCATCTCGGCTTTGCTAACTGCGCTTCTGGTCGCTATAAGTGCGGTTTATTTAGTCGCACAGAAACCGTCAAAGCCCATCAGCGTTGGGATGATTCCGTTGCTTGCGACGCCGCAGAACTATAAAGGCAAGCATATCCAGACATGGGGATACCTGCATATTGGGCGTATACCTGAAGACGATAGCCTCTGGCTGCGGAAGGAGGACGGGGACAATTCCCTTATGAAGAACTCGTTAGCTCTTGTGCTTTCAAGCGAACAGCGGCAAGCGTTCAGTTGCGTGAATCACACCTACGTTTTGGTCCAAGGAACGCTTCATTCGGAAGGTCCAGACACGTCCAGTATGAACAGCGGAACAATCACGCGAATAACGCACTTGATAGGTTGGTCGCCTTACCGCGATTCGCCGTGTGAGCCAAAGCAGCAGTGCGTTTTGGTGGATAGTTGGCGGTATGTCGCCATACCGTAAGTAATTGGGGGTATCTGGATAGGTTACGATATGGCCTGATATCGTCAACAATCCATCTGGACGACTATCAACGTGAGCGGTAGAGTGCGTACGTGCCTGATATTCCAATGAAGAAGCTATTCAGTCGGCGTGAACCCACGGAAAACGAAGTCGCCGAGACCATTGAGAAGTTCGTCGCTGGAACCTGTGGGCAATGGGACTGGGACGACTTCATTTCCGTCACGTTCAAGAACGGCAATGTTGAAGCGGCGCGTGTGGAGTGCTTAAAAGTCGCGGAAGACTTCCCTGGTGGCGCTTCGCGCTGGTGCAGCGATGACGGTCTGTTACGTCTATTGGCCATAGCAGCCAGTCTACGTAGTGCATCTCGCTGATGCTCAAGCGGATTACTGTTGGTATATCCCCATACCACTCACTATCGAGGGTAGCTGAATAGGTTACGAGATGGCCTGTTCTCGCCAACAACCCACCGCCACACTGGAATGCTCATGCTTATGCGCAAGAGCCTCACACTCGCGGTAGTCGCGCTGTTGTTGGATATCAACGGTTGCTCCCGGGACAAAACAGGAGCCATCACGTACAAGTATCTGCGCCAAATTAGCGGCGCCAACGCGAAAGACTGCGGATATGTTCGTTTCGGAGAAAGCACTGCCCAAACTGACCAGTGCGTAATGGATGCCTACAAGCGGCATCAGCCTTTTATCGCAAGATATGACGTGAAGGGACTAGATTCACGGCTTGTGCTTGGGCTAGCTGGTGATGGAACAGAAAAAATCGTCAGCGTGAAGTACGACAGCGAAGGGTGGGAGCGGCCTAGCCGCACCGGCGCATCGTTGGTCGAAGGCAATCATGTATTGCTCACGCCATGTCCAGTTCCCGTGCAGTTCTCGAAAGAGCAGTCAGGCCATCTTGCCTGTTATCAGTGAGAGGTGAGACGCCCGTGCTGGGTGCTGGGGGCGAACGTGAGTTTGCAGCAAATCCGCATCAAACCGATGTATGATTTGTGAGTAGCGGTATGCGGAACTATCGGCTCCACCTCATTCTCTTCCTGCTCTTCGCTCTCGCGTTGCAGCTTTCTGCAGCCGAGCGAAAAGACCTGGCCAAGCGCGTTGACGAAGTGCTGGCTCAGCCCGACGCTGCCCGTGGCTTCTGGGGCATTGAGATCGTCAGCCTTGACTCCGGCAAGACTCTCTACTCGCAGAACGCTGAGAAGCTGTTCACTCCGGCATCGAACACAAAGTTATTCACGACGGCTGCGGCGCTGGCGCTTGTTGGACCGGATCATCGCTTCCGCACCACCATCGAAACCGCAGGGACTGTGGACAAATACGGTCGCCTAAGCGGCGATCTTGTGCTGGTGGGCCGCGGCGATCCGAACCTCTCCGGCCGCACCCTGCCGTACAACCTGCGTACCGAACGCAAGCTGCCGGCCATCAAAGCGCTGGAAGAACTCGCCGACCAGATCGTTGCCAAAGGCGTGAAGGTGATCGACGGCGACATCGTGGCGGACGATTCCTATTTCGCATTCGAACGCTACGGAGAAGGCTGGTCTCAGGACGACCTTGTCTGGGAGTGGGGCGCGCCCGTATCGGCACTGACCATCAATGACAACGTGCTGTTCGTCTCCATTCTGCCGGCCGATCGGGCGGGCGATAAGGCGTTCGTCAGCGTTACGCCGTTCCCCGAGTACTACCGCATCGACAATCGAGTCATGACCACGCCTCCGGGCACAGGGCCGCGCAAGGTTTACATCAGCCGCGAACCCGGCTCGGAGCAATTAACCCTCTGGGGCAACATTCCGTTGGACGATGTTGGCGCGGCCGAGTCGCTCGCCATAGAGGATCCGGCCGACTACGCGGCCAAACTCCTGAGCCGTCTGCTCCAGAGGCGTGGTGTCGTAACCTACGGTCGAACCCGCACGCGCCACACGGAACTCGCGGCGCTGAGCACGTTCTCCGTAACAACGCTCGCGTCTGCGGGCGGCGGCAACGAAGCGAGAATGCATCCGCAGGCGATTTCGCCACTGGTACTAGGCTCGTACGAGTCTGCGCCGATCGCGCAGGACCTTCGGGTCATCAACAAGGTCAGCCAGAATTTGCATGCGGAAATCTTGCTCAGATTGCTGGGGCGCGAAAAAGGCGCAGGCGGCACCATCGAGGGCGGACTGGAAGTGATCCGCGGATGGCTGGTGCAGGTCGGCATCCGTCCCGAAGAGTATGCGTTCTACGATGGGTCAGGACTGTCACGCCAAAACCTGGTGACGCCGGATGCGGTCGTAAAGTTGCTGACGTATGTCAGCAGGCAACCGTGGGGCGCGCAGTTCCAGGACACATTGCCGGTGGGCGGCATTGATGGCTCGCTGGCAGATCGCTTCAAATCAGCGACCATGCTGAGTCGCGTAAAAGCGAAAACCGGATCGTTGGGTCATGTGAACGCATTGTCAGGCTACGCGACCACGATGAAGGGCGAACACGTGGCGTTTTCGATCCTTGTCAACAACCACACGATGCCTTCGAAGAAGATGCTGGAAGCGATGGACAGTATCGTTGAGGCGATGGTGAACGATACCAGGAAGAAATGACGGTATCGAATTTGCCGTCCCGCGTGTGAAGCGTGCGTACGCGCCGCGGCTCCCCTACAAGCTGACCTGCATCGAACCTACGGTGCCAACCACTCTGTTACCGCAGCTCACAATTGACCGTGACAACGTCCGGCGGAGTTGAAGGGCCGGGGAAGACAAAGCCGGCAACCTCGAAACCCGCAGACGCCGCCAAAGGCGATGGTTCTAGGACAGCGGAGCCCGAACTCCGGCGCAGGCGCACTGGTCCTCGACCGAAATCCTGCGGGAACTCGACATCGTCAGTCGCCCCACAACATATGTATAGCGATAGAAGATCGCAGAATTGCAGGATTTCCAGCAACCTTGATACGGGCTCGTGTGTCGCGCCCTGCTCGGCCAGCGAGCGCTGCCGATGCTTTTCAGTTTCAACAAACTGCTGAATGTGCTGCACGTCTTCCGGACTATCTTCCGGGTTGCGTAAGCGGTGCTTCGCGAGCCAGCAGAAGTGCTGGCTGACCATTGCCCCGCCCAGAGGTGTGAGTGCCACGGCGCGAGCGACGGAGCCGCTCCACGCCGTGAGAAACGTCTTGGGCTTCATTTCAGTGAAGGTCAAGGGCTTGCCATCTGCCCCGAGTGATGGTGTCTGCGGCGACGGAAGAACTCCATCGAAGGGCTCCCAACCTGCATCATGCAGGCCAATGCAGTGGACAACTTCGGGCGAGAGATCAGGGAACTGCTCTGGGGCGAAGCTGGCTGCCAGGCGACCGGAGAGCGTAGCGTGGTCCGGTTGCGTGATGAGCCAGTAGCGCTCGGCGCGAAGCTTCTGCGTCTTCTCAACCGCCTGCCACACGGGGATAAAACCATTCGGTTTCGGCGCGACATGCGCGTTACCTGCCGGACGAACAATCATGACTCGTGCCTCTGGCGAGAGCTCATCGACGGGCTCTCGCGCGACGGGCAGCCGTGGCGCCTTCTTTAACCGGCCCGGTACTGGACGGAGGTTTGCGCGCGCCATCCAGCAACTGTTTCAGCACCACGGCATTATTTCGAACCGGGTCGCGAGCGGAGTACACGAGTGTCACCATGCGCTTGCTGCGCACAACTTCATGCAGCTGCTCCAGTGATTCTGACGCAGATTCTTGCGCCAGTTCTGCAAGATAGCGCCTGCGGAACGTCAGCCACTGGGTTGTATGCGCGTGGAACCACTTTCGCAAGTTGTCCGACGGTGAAAGGTCGCGCACCCAGAGATCAATCTGCGCATCGTCTTTCTTGATGCCACGTGGCCAGAGACGATCGACGAGCACGCGGAATCCGTCGTCCGGCGTCGGAGTTTCGTAGGCGCGCTTGATCGCAATAGGCATAGGCTATCATGTTAACTCTAAACTGAGTCATGCAGGGTAAATGTGTCGTTGCGCGCACAAGCCGGAGCCAGTGAAGATGCGAGTGTTTCTGAAATCTGCGACGATGCTGCTGTTGCTTGGGTTCCTGGTGGGCTGCCAGGTCGAGCGCCGCAAGAGCGACCAGGAATTGGGCCTGAACGCAGAGCAGGCGCGTGGCCGCCGCGTCTACGACAACCAGTGCATACGCTGCCACGAGCCATACTCGTCGCGCGAACTGCATGGGCCGAGTCTGGCAAAGACTTACAAAAAACCTTACCTGCCGAGCGGAATTCCCGTAAACGATGACCGCATGCGCGACGTGATTCTCATGGGTAAGACCAAAATGCCCGCCTTCAACCAGACGCTGACCGAGAAGCAGTTGCAGGACCTGCTCGCCTATCTCAAGACGCTTTGATACATATGTCACAGTGGGCCGTGGCGGAAGTCGTGAGTCCTAGCACGGAGCGGCCGCATCGTACAATAATAGAAATCTCATGGCCACCACTGAACTGATACAGATCGATCTATCGCCTTTGAAGTCTGTCCGCAAGCCTGAGTGGTTGAAGGCGCGCGCACCCATGGGCGAGCAATTCCATGACCTGAAACGGTTGGCACGCGGACTGAACCTGCACACCGTCTGCGAGTCGGCGCAGTGCCCGAACATCGGTGAGTGCTGGAACCACAAGACGGCGACATTCATGCTGCTGGGCAACCTGTGCACCCGCCGTTGCGGATTCTGCGCCGTGCCGAAAGGGCGTCCGGAGCCGATCGACTGGGACGAACCCCGCCGTGTGGCTGAAGCCGTGGAAACCCTGGGACTGCGTTTTGCGGTGGTGACCAGCGTCAACCGCGATGACGACAACCTTGGCGGGGCCAAGATCTTTGCCAATACCATCACGGAGATTCACGCACGCGTGCCCGAGTGTAGCGTGGAAGTGCTGATCCCTGACTTCCAGGGACACGAAGATTGCCTGCGCGTCGTCCTTGAGGCGAAGCCCAATGTCCTGAACCACAACACGGAAACCGTTCCACGACTGTATCGCGTAGCACGCTCCGGAGCGCGCTACGAGCGAACTCTCGAGCTGTTGCGCCGGGTGAAACAGATCGATCCAACCATAGTGTCGAAGACAGGCTTGATGGCCGGACTGGGTGAATCGACTGAAGAACTTCTCGAGGTCTTCCGAGATCTGGCCAAGCAGG encodes the following:
- the folP gene encoding dihydropteroate synthase; amino-acid sequence: MRQAFSWQIGRRSLALGERTLVMGIVNITPDSFSDGGLYFAPERAVDHGLELLEQGADILDLGGESTRPGAAVQPGTAGTQEAPQGAPLSKHDASYWLPSVSAEDEIARVVPVIERLKRERPDCVISIDTYKASVARRAVEAGAEIVNDVSGGTWDAEMLPTIGELGCGCVLMHMRGRPEDWRTLPPLDDVVGTVARELEIAAAKAMGAGIARERIVLDPGYGFGKSFDENYPLLAHFGDLRKLGFPLLAGTSRKSFIGRTVGQRLAEVSHESAHDLSPAERLHGTIASVAAVILKGALIVRVHDVRPAVEAAAVADAIVSAE
- the dacB gene encoding D-alanyl-D-alanine carboxypeptidase/D-alanyl-D-alanine-endopeptidase; translated protein: MRNYRLHLILFLLFALALQLSAAERKDLAKRVDEVLAQPDAARGFWGIEIVSLDSGKTLYSQNAEKLFTPASNTKLFTTAAALALVGPDHRFRTTIETAGTVDKYGRLSGDLVLVGRGDPNLSGRTLPYNLRTERKLPAIKALEELADQIVAKGVKVIDGDIVADDSYFAFERYGEGWSQDDLVWEWGAPVSALTINDNVLFVSILPADRAGDKAFVSVTPFPEYYRIDNRVMTTPPGTGPRKVYISREPGSEQLTLWGNIPLDDVGAAESLAIEDPADYAAKLLSRLLQRRGVVTYGRTRTRHTELAALSTFSVTTLASAGGGNEARMHPQAISPLVLGSYESAPIAQDLRVINKVSQNLHAEILLRLLGREKGAGGTIEGGLEVIRGWLVQVGIRPEEYAFYDGSGLSRQNLVTPDAVVKLLTYVSRQPWGAQFQDTLPVGGIDGSLADRFKSATMLSRVKAKTGSLGHVNALSGYATTMKGEHVAFSILVNNHTMPSKKMLEAMDSIVEAMVNDTRKK
- a CDS encoding DUF3891 family protein, producing the protein MIVRPAGNAHVAPKPNGFIPVWQAVEKTQKLRAERYWLITQPDHATLSGRLAASFAPEQFPDLSPEVVHCIGLHDAGWEPFDGVLPSPQTPSLGADGKPLTFTEMKPKTFLTAWSGSVARAVALTPLGGAMVSQHFCWLAKHRLRNPEDSPEDVQHIQQFVETEKHRQRSLAEQGATHEPVSRLLEILQFCDLLSLYICCGATDDVEFPQDFGRGPVRLRRSSGSAVLEPSPLAASAGFEVAGFVFPGPSTPPDVVTVNCELR
- a CDS encoding DUF488 family protein, which encodes MPIAIKRAYETPTPDDGFRVLVDRLWPRGIKKDDAQIDLWVRDLSPSDNLRKWFHAHTTQWLTFRRRYLAELAQESASESLEQLHEVVRSKRMVTLVYSARDPVRNNAVVLKQLLDGARKPPSSTGPVKEGATAARRARARR
- a CDS encoding cytochrome c — encoded protein: MRVFLKSATMLLLLGFLVGCQVERRKSDQELGLNAEQARGRRVYDNQCIRCHEPYSSRELHGPSLAKTYKKPYLPSGIPVNDDRMRDVILMGKTKMPAFNQTLTEKQLQDLLAYLKTL
- the lipA gene encoding lipoyl synthase, producing the protein MATTELIQIDLSPLKSVRKPEWLKARAPMGEQFHDLKRLARGLNLHTVCESAQCPNIGECWNHKTATFMLLGNLCTRRCGFCAVPKGRPEPIDWDEPRRVAEAVETLGLRFAVVTSVNRDDDNLGGAKIFANTITEIHARVPECSVEVLIPDFQGHEDCLRVVLEAKPNVLNHNTETVPRLYRVARSGARYERTLELLRRVKQIDPTIVSKTGLMAGLGESTEELLEVFRDLAKQDVDILTIGQYLRPSRDHLPVARMYTPEEFRFLKDEAMKMGFRHVESGPLVRSSYHAHEQAESTKGVRLL